In the genome of Equus caballus isolate H_3958 breed thoroughbred chromosome 3, TB-T2T, whole genome shotgun sequence, the window GCGTCGCAGTTTCCTCAGGGGTAGGTACCCCGGAGCCCCTCCAGCTCTCCCCAGCTCTGCGCCCAAGACTGCACCTGGGCCTGACCTCCTGCTCTGCCCCACAGGTACCAGTTCCCCTCCATGGAGCAGCTGGCCGCCATGCTCCCCAGCGTGGTGCAGCACTTTGGGTGAgtccctgcctggcccctgcccccgtgctgggggcccaggggtgcccaccaccaccacagagccACGAAGCTGCAGCTGAGGCTGAGGACTGTGGGTGGCAGTCATGGGAAATGACACCCCCAGCCCTAGGGTGAGCAGCCATGCTCTCCACCAGGTTCAAGTACGTGATTGGCATTGGAGTGGGAGCCGGAGCATATGTGCTGGCCAAGTTTGCTGTGAgtctccccccaccacccccccaccccgccccccacatCCTAGGGCAAGTccctggggggggcggggcaggctTTCAGCCCCAGAGAACTATCgctgctctttcttccttctcctccccctacTTCCTCTTCACTTAGAAaagccctcttttcttttttcctccaaggaaattaactttaaaaaaaaataggttacTTTGTCCATACATTTCCTCAAAAGATTATAAATTATAACATGCTTGACAGTTATCCAAAGCCAAAACTTCTATTAACAACAAACTATACAACTAGTTGCTCTAGCCACTGAACAAGGGTTAGCCTAATCACCCATTCATTAAATAGGGTAATAGTTAAACATGAATCGTTTTGTAACCCAAAAAGTACACTTATGTTGAGGTCGCGAGGTTTAAAGAAAGTCACATTTGAGAAACATCCTGTCAGATAGGAGCCTCCaaatttttcatctctaaaaacAAAACTTAATTTTCAGGatgcaaaatatttctttcttcaaaagaaaTGACCCAAATTTTTCCACTCCGGTTTTGGAAACAGCACTTAACCATTCTGTTCACTGTAGACCACTGCCTCCCCCCAGACAAACCTGCGACAGTAGTGTTGTATGTATATTACCATTTTCCCCTAAACATGGGCACTTGAACAGAACTTGTGAATCTCTTTGACAATATCTAACACAGACAGGCTTTGGGAAGGTCAGTGTCCTACTTAACATCACtatgaaagcaaagaaacaaaatgtttgatTGGAGGTGTTTAATCCTCAGTTTTACAATAGCAGCATCCTCAGAAGTATATTACAAGAGGTGGAAAACAGTGATATAGGCATAGATTCCAAATAAAGAATTTTGAGAGCTTACAGGCAGGAAGGAGGCCGAGCTGGGGCAGCTGACTGGGAAGTCCAGGCAGGTTCCTAGGCCAGTGGGTCATCTGTGGCATCTTGAAGCCCTTACGGAGTCTGTCCTTTTCCTCGGTCCCTCCCAACCACCTAGGAAATAGGAAGAGCCAGAATTTTACAGCCCGTTTTCTAGTTGGGAAGATTGGGGCCCCCTGCCCACCgttccccccaccccaagccctgTCTCCCTCTCACCGGCAGCTCATCTACCCCGACCTGGTGGAGGGGCTGGTGCTGATGAACATTGACCCCAATGGCAAAGGCTGGATCGACTGGGCCGCCACCAAGGTGAGCGTGGTCAGCCCGGAcggggatggtggtggtgaggggcGGCACTCACATGCCCTCTACCTCGGCCCGCAGCTCTCCGGCCTGACCAGCACTTTACCCGACACGGTACTATCCCACCTCTTCAGCCAGGTAAGGGCATGGGGGCCGTCCTCAACAGGAACAGGGGTGGCCAGGCAGGGGGTCTTAAGGAGGCTCAGGCAGCTTCTGAAGGGCCTGGTTCTGCCTCCTCCTAGccgggcaggaggaggggagttGGGGTTCTGTGGCATCTGACCTGTGTCACCCTGTACTCTGTTGTTAGCCATGATGTTGGGGCATCTGAAGGACAGATCGGGGGTGGGCCTCCTCCCATCGCTCAGTggagcctcccctcccctcctgaggtcccagccccccaccccaccctgctggGAGCTGGAAAGGGCTGCTCTGGCGGTGACACGTGCACGTCCCCTCTGAGCCCACGCCCCTGTCTGTCCGCTCCCTCCGTGTGTCCCCGTCCGTCCCCCTGGGCCCAGGAGGAGCTGGTGAACAGCACAGAGCTGGTGCAGAGCTACCGGCAGCAGATCGGGAACGTGGTGAACCAGGCCAACCTGCAGCTCTTCTGGAACATATACAACAGGTGTGGGCAGTGTGGGGCTCGTCAGCACTGGGACGCAGGGCCCCCAGTCTTTTGGGGGACCCCTTGCTACAACCATCcatgggaggaggcaggcagacagTGTGTAGATGAGCAGATTATTGAGCCTCCGAGAGGGCTCGCttcttgcccagggtcacacccCTCGAGGAGCACAGGTGGAGCAGTGCTCCAGCCGACTCTGGTTCTGGGCTCTTCCACTCCTCCCTTGGGGCATTGCCGGCTGGGAGCAGTGGGGGATGTGGGCGACATCCCTGACCCCAACaaccctgagcctcagtgccgacatctataaaatggggaggaGGTTGGAGGAAGTCTGGTTGTCAAGCTCGGCTCCCTGGAGCCCCTTTGGGGTTGCCCTGCAGGGGACTAGCCAGGCCCCCTCACTCACctgccctctcttctctttctcctgcaaatatttactaagcacctgctgtgtgcatgATGCTGGAGAAAGTGAAGAACAAGtgaggcccaggccctgccccgaCTGTGGCCCAGGAATCCCACAGGACAGAGGCTTGTGCACATCTGACAAGTGCCTCAACGGGGAGGGAGAGCCAAATTCGAGGGCCCACCTGGCATGATTTGGGGGGTCCAGGAAGAAGTCACGCATGAGGGAACACTGAAGCCCTATTTATGCAGAGCAGGCCCCTGTGTGCCTGTTTCATCAGTTGGGATCTGTGAGGCCGTGTTCTACTGCTGAGATGACTGGATGAGCTTGAGGCCCTACTCTGGACCAGCCAGGGGACTCCTGGGGATGGGGTTTGGCTGAAATACAGGAGTGTCAGGCTTAGGAGCAACACGCCCTGTCCTCCCAACCCCCTGCCTTGGGATCCAGTCCTGGGATGCCCATCTtggcctctctctgcctgcaGCCGCAGAGACCTGGACATTAACCGGCCTGGAACAGTGCCCAATGCCAAGACGCTCCGGTgagtgccccctcccctccagcctgccCCGCCTTTGCCCCATGCCCAGGCCACACAGCCCTTTTCCTCTGTGTCTGCAGCTGCCCCGTGATGCTGGTGGTCGGGGATAATGCGCCTGCTGAGGATGGGGTGGTGAGTGAGGAACTGAGCCCTGAccaggggtgggaggcaggagtAAGGGGGTCACTGGCCTCTGGGCAGCAGGGCCAATTCTTGACCCAGCCCAGGGAGGCCTCAGGGACAGGCACTGGGTGGTGGGCTTCTCCACCACCTGGTGCAGCCCCCATCCTTCAGGTGAGGGAGGTCTGGAGACCGGAGGGAGCTGGGGCCAGGGCACGTgatggtacctgatgccccaccccctgccccacccagcagTGCAGCCCCACCTCAGTCTCTGCCCACCTCAGGCCCAGAGGCTGATCTCCCTTCTCTCTAAGGTTTGATTCATCATTATGAAATAAGTAATTCACGAGCACAGCACTGGTCCCCCTTTGACCTTTGTCACATATGGGGATTGTGTGTCACCTCTCCTATTGGAACTCCAAGAGCAGGCAGCCTGAGGGCTTCATGTCCCCCTCAGCATAGAGGGCCAGGAGTTCAGGAGTGCTCAGGGCAGCTCCCAGTGTGCCCAGAAACTACCACATCCTCCCTGTACCTGAGGGCTTGGGGAGCAGGGGTGTGGGCTGTGCTGGCCATCTTGACCCATGCAGAGTTCTGAGTCTCCTGCTGACCCTTGGCCCTTCCTCACCTCACCGCCCAACTCCTGTGGTCCCTGGTGCTTTCCTAGCCACTTCCGCCAAGGTGGCCCTGGCTCTCCGTGAGGAcagtccccagcccctgccccatcAGCAGTCGTGAGTGGAGGCGAGGGTCCTGATCTCCAGGGGCGTGGCCTTTCAGaaggcagcctggggaggggcagcctTAGCCAGCGCCTGTGTCTGccgctgccctccctccctcgcctccctccctcctcccagctctggggaTAGACCCAACCTTAGCAACCGGGCCAGGGGCTCCCCTGATACCCTCTTGGGGGCCAGGGCCACCTTGCTCTGCTGAAGCTGGCTCCTTGTCCCCAGGTCGAGTGCAACTCCAAACTGGATCCAAGCACCACGACCTTCCTGAAGGTGAGGccttcctcccagccctgagccagCACCCACCATGGGCCCAGCCTCAGAGAGGGGCCTGCCTGGGGGCCCAGCCGGAATGGGAGCAGGACTGTGTGTCCAGCCAGGGGAGCCTGTCCAGGTGTGCAAGGCCCAGGCAAGGTGTGCGGTGGCTCCTGCTCAGCTCacccccctctctctcctgcagaTGGCAGATTCTGGTGGGCTCCCCCAGGTCACACAGGTGAGACTCTTGGCCCTCCCTCCCTTACCCAGCCCGGGTTGGGGaagcctccccccgcccccatcccagGCAGCCAATCAAAGCCTGTGCCTGTCTGCCCTCCTGCAGCCTGGGAAGCTGACGGAAGCCTTCAAATACTTCCTGCAAGGCATGGGCTACAGTAAGTATACCGCCCCACCCGCCCCGGAGACAGTGGGCAGGCAGCGAGGTGGGGCTGAGCAGCCTACGGGCATGTGAGCTCTGTTATTGGGGTCTGGATGCTGGGCCCCTCTGGCCACATGCTCCCCACCATAGCTGGGGCCCCAACTAGGGCATCTCCACCTAAATTATAAGTTGATCATCCTGGGCTGTGCTCAGCTCTCCTGTGCCCTTGGGGGGCTTTAGGACACTGCTCTCATGTCTGGGCCTGATGCATCGGGGGCTCTTGTCCCAGCCCTGGGGGCGCAGGGCCCAGTGGGGCTGGGTCCTGCCAGAGAAGCCTGCCTGAAGGTGAGTCAGACACACCAGCCACCCCTGCCGGGGCCTCCAGCACCTGAGAAGGGCTTTTATCACAGGTAGTGGATGGTACCGGGGGCATCCGAGGAGCGGGCTTGGAGTCTGGGGACTGGGGAAGGCAGGTGAGGCCATCCTGGTGTCAGGAGAGCTGAGGGCAGCCAAACCTGGGTGGCATATCTGAAGACCCTGCGGTAACAGAGGCAAGGTGGTGGACCTGGCTCCCTGCCCGCCCCCTCCCTTCTCCAAACATCACCCTGTGCAAAGATGAGACTCCCAGACTGTGCTCAGGAGCCCCCCAGCACGCGCGTACCCCTCTCTGGCGGCACGGGAGCATTTCTGTGACCCCATCCTTCCTCCCAACCCCCCCATACACTTGGCTCTCCTGCGGGAAGCAAACCTCCTCTCTCTGATTCCCCCACCCCAAGACTTCAGCCTCTGGAGCTAGTGCCTCCTCGGGAGGACAGGCCCCTGGGGGGCTGGAGGGGTGCACATCCAAGAATAGAACTCCCCCTGGCCCCCAGGGGCCTGCCAGCCTCTCTGTGGAGAAGTAAGGCAAGGAGAGGCCAAGGCCACCAGTGAGACACTGGAGGCCAACAGTGAACGTTTGTGGGATGAGTGGATGAGCAACACTTGTCAGCCCCTGACGTTTTCTCAGGGCCCTGGGCGAAGTACCACCAGGCAGCCCGAGAGCTGGGAGGGCTCAGGCCTTGTCGGTGTGAGCCCCTCAGTGCCGCAGCCCAGGCAAGATGAGGGCCCCCACCCTGCTGTCGGGGCTCCTGGGGCCAGACTAAGACCAGCCCGCGCTGCGGTTCCTAGTGGCCCGCTGTGGtggggggcgggcggggccgggcttCCTGAGGCTCTAGTCCTGCCCCAGCCCTCTCTGTGCCTGGACTTTTCTCTCATCTCTGGCCCATCTCCACGCCCCTGCCTCACCAACCATGCTCTTCACTGGTGTTCTGTGTCTCCCCACCCCGCCCTCTCCGGCCCTGTCTTCTCTCTTAGTTGCGTACTTGAAGGACCGAAGGCTGAGTGGAGGAGCAGGTACCCCATGGCCCCTCCCCTGATGCATggacccccccgcccccgccccagtcTCGCCCGCTCCTTCCTCTGTGCAGTGCTGCAGCCAGGCTGCGTCTTGCTGTGGTTTGGAACCTTCTTGTGTCCTGCTCCCCTCCAAAACCCAGGGCAGTCCTGCTCTCCCGCAGGTCCTGGACCACGTGGCTCTGTACCACTGGAGGGCTCTAGATCGGCTGAGGTTCAGAGCAGTCTTGCTTCTAGGTTGCCGTgggccacgtgactcccagagcTCAGGAACCAGAACCTCTCAGAGGCAGCGCCTGGCCCTGGGGACGACAGGGTGGCTGGTTGAGTTGAGGAGGGTAGAGTTGGCCCCTGCGGGTCTGTGAAACTCTGAATAAGAGCAGAAACTGGATTTAGGGTGATTTGAGGCCCCCACACCTtgtcctcctccccctgctccacCATGCTCTTGAGGGAGGTAGAGTTGGAAATATGTCCCATCCCTGCACTAGCTCAAGGACACCCAGTCAACTCCCACCCCTGGCCAGCTGCCGCGAGAAGGGTCCTGCTGTCTTCTGCGGGGCCCCTGGTCCCCTGTCCTTTGGCTCACTCACTGTTGCTGGCACTGCATGCCTCGGGCTTGACGGAGCGGACGCAGAGCCCTGGCTTGCTGGTGGAAGAACGGGGCTCGCTGGCCGCTTTGCTTGCGTGGATCGTTTTCCCGCCTGCTGGCACCCGGCCCTGCCCGCTGGTCCTCACTCTGGCTCCCGTCTCGGTCCACAGTGCCCTCGGCCAGCATGACCCGTCTCGCCCGCTCTCGCACCGCGTCGCTCACCAGCGCCAGCTCGGTGGACGGCAGCCGCCCGCAGGCCTGCACCCACTCGGAGAGCAGTGAGGGGCTGGGCCAGGTCAACCACACCATGGAGGTGTCCTGTTGAAGCCCTTGGTCCCTCGAAGATGCCCACCTGCCCCCGCCCACATCGCCGTCCCACTGCCATCCTCGCGCCGGCTCATTTTTccctttagtttatttttgtgagggcaaaagggaggaagtggggttacttctcttttgtttaaaaagatgAAGGGATCTATCTTAGGTGCTGCAACGGAACAGTCTCCAGATGGTTTGAGGGGCTCACTCCCCCCCCCCGACTTTGTTAACTTGCTTAGCTGACTTAGACTCCTCTCTTCCAACTGCTGATGGCCTAGGGACCGTCGCGGGGGGGGGTGTCCTGGGAGGAAGGGGATTAACTAAGGAAAGAGTTTGAGTCCTTCTCTGGCTAGGATCCAGGCTAATATCCTGGGTTAAAGAAGGAGCAAGGGATGACCTCGTTGGGCAGGCAGGTTTGAAGATGGGATGGGGTTTTGGGTGGTGGGCACTGGGACAGCAGGAGCACGAGGTCTAACTCCTGGCATGAGAGCCAGGAGACAGCAGCAGGGAGCgctgggaggcagggagccctGGAGCTCTGCAGGCCCCTTTCCCCTAACCCTTCCACCCAACACATGTGTTTGTCTTGAAGCACATGTGACGATCATCTGAACAGCAGCCACAAGGGGGCACTCGCAGGGCTGGTGCTGCAGGGCCAGGCAGGCAGAAGCTGAAGAGGGTTTTCCTGCCCAAGGATAGAACAGGCCGgaccttgagggcaggaactccATGAATTGTCCCTTCCAGCCCACACTCTCTGCCACCTCCTGGCCCTGTCCCATTTCTAAGCCTGAGGCAGAAAGTCGCCTGGTCCTCTGTCTCCGTAGGGACCAGACATGGGGGCTGAGGTTAAAGGCTGGGATAGTCTGTGAGTGCTGGCTGCACCCCTGAGATCTTCGTGGGGACTGCCGTGGGGAGCCAGCAGGAGCAGGGGCAGAGATTCCTCTAGACCCCTTTTTTGCTCCCAGTTTCCATGGAGGACAACCCAATCAGCAGCAGTATAGCCAAGGCCTCCAGAAACGTGGAGAAATACCTAGGGAGAGTTCTGGTCAAGCCATGCCAGTGTCGTGCAAACATCACTAGGAAGGGAAAGTTTATTTGGAGAGGACTGGTCCAAGGTTGCGGGACTTCACAGTCCCACATCACCTTCTCAGCCTGTTAGagtgggctgggcctggggctcccTGGGTCCTGGAGTGGGAGGTGAAGGTTCCTGAAAAGAGCaaggggcaggcagaggagaaaggctccccacacaccccagcccctgcctgccaCCTGAAGCCTGTCACCTGAAGTATACTGCCATCCACCCACCTTATCAGGTAGAATCTCCTGGCCCAGAAACCAGAAGCCATTTGTCTTTGAGCCTAAATCAGTTGCCACAAGCCCCCAGACGAGTGAAGACAGAGGCGAGAGAGCAGTGAAAACTGCAGGGCTGTCGGAGGGGGGAgtgtggggggtgagggggtgcTGGGAGCCTGAGAGGACACTGCATCCCCATTTCCTGTGCACACATCACTCCCTTCTATAATCTTAAGCCATTACTAGACTGCTCTGGAGCCCGGTGGAGTGTAGTCTGCCCCCAGTCCTGTTTACTCACCTGCTTCCCTTGAGTATCGAATGTGACTGTTTGAAAAGCTGGTAGAATTAATCCCTCTTACTGTAGGTAGCGCTGCGactctgggattttttttttcttttctgctgtgtTCTTTCAGATGAGATATCTATAAATAtctatacattatatatatatatgtatattgggTCCTCTTGTGTGTGGTTTTCCATCAGAGGCTGTCTCTTTGGTCAAAGTGAACTTTTAATGgagtttattattttcctctctgtACAAAGTGAAGAGCCTAATTTTGTGTATTCTGGTGGCTGATGTCATGAGATTTTGAGatgacaaaatataaaacaaataaaaatccttgTCAACGTAGAGAGAGTTAACTGTGCTGAAAAACtaataaagaaactaaaaagaattCGAGTATGGTTATGCCATGGCCATCGAGGGAACATTTTGAGGGGATATGTTCAGGCTGGCAAGGCTGGTGCTTCTTGGGTTGAGGTCACTTGAGCATGCAGGGTGCAGACAGGCGTGTccatctgtctctctgtttccagTTCCTGTCACAAACATCATCTTACCAATCCTTACATTAATTCTACCGGGTAGATATTTATCTTAGTttcacagctggggaaactgagcctcaggcTAAGGGATTTGCCCTAGAGGCCAAGCCAGGAGCTGACCGTGGCATGTTTCAACTTAAAACCCAGCTTCTAACCTTTCTATTTGCAgccttattttcttaaatttaacaGCATGCTACTGGCCCGTGTTTAACCACCATTTCTGATTCACTCACTCAGCCATTTAATAGACACTGAGCTCCTGCCGTGTGTCAGCtaataaagaagtaaataaataaaaacaaaacccctCATGTGCTAGGCAGAAGGTGAAAAAGAGGGATATACTAGCGAGCAAGGGCAAAGGGGGTCTATTCTAGTTCTAGGTGCCCTCCCTACGCcactctgacacacacacacacacacacacacacgctgctCTAATTGAGCAAATGAAAACGGTCAGATGACCGCAGCTGACGAGGGCTCGAGATCAGGAAGGCCGGCCGGCCATCCACCCGGGTGCGCTCACAGCCCGCCAGCCGCGAGGCCCTCGGAGTCACATCCAGAAAGCAGATTTTGTTCTTCACCCGAACTTCGCCCAGAGGTCTCAGCTGTCGGAGACAGAAGGGGAGGGTTCTGCCTGGCTCAGAGCCAGGCGCGAGGCGGCACGGGGACACACATCTTCCTGCACCCGACCGCACGTCTCCTAAACCCAACTGGGGACACGCAGACCGAAGAAGGATGTTCTCAGAAGGAATGACCTCACCCGGTGCAAATCCTCACTCGTCTTCCGCGTGGAGGCCGCAACCAGCGTCACGTGGTCCTGGTGCCGAGGCGGGGACATACGCCCCGCCCCGAGGCGTGGCCTGGGACGCCGGAAGCGTCAGCGCGGGTCTAGTGACCCGCGGGGCTGGGTGCCCTCGGACCATGGCCACCCGGGCGAAGCGCCGGCGGGTAAGtcgcgggcggcgggcgcgggcccAGCCCTGTCCCCCTGTCCCCCGCGCCGCGCCCTCCCCCGCGCGCGGTGCTGCCCCCGCGCTCCCCGCACCCCACGCCGttccccgcctcccctcccccacccagcgCTCTCGCCCCGCGCCGCGGCCTCCTCCCGCCCCCGCCAGCTCTCCGGGGCGGGGCCTCG includes:
- the NDRG4 gene encoding protein NDRG4 isoform X5, with the protein product MAGLQELRFPEEKPLLRGQDAAELENSDTFLLAVDTDWKEHDIETPYGLLHVVIRGSPKGNRPAILTYHDVGLNHKLCFNTFFNFEDMQEITKHFVVCHVDAPGQQVGASQFPQGYQFPSMEQLAAMLPSVVQHFGFKYVIGIGVGAGAYVLAKFALIYPDLVEGLVLMNIDPNGKGWIDWAATKLSGLTSTLPDTVLSHLFSQEELVNSTELVQSYRQQIGNVVNQANLQLFWNIYNSRRDLDINRPGTVPNAKTLRCPVMLVVGDNAPAEDGVVECNSKLDPSTTTFLKMADSGGLPQVTQPGKLTEAFKYFLQGMGYIAYLKDRRLSGGAVPSASMTRLARSRTASLTSASSVDGSRPQACTHSESSEGLGQVNHTMEVSC
- the NDRG4 gene encoding protein NDRG4 isoform X6 — encoded protein: MAGLQELRFPEEKPLLRGQDAAELENSDTFLLAVDTDWKEHDIETPYGLLHVVIRGSPKGNRPAILTYHDVGLNHKLCFNTFFNFEDMQEITKHFVVCHVDAPGQQVGASQFPQGYQFPSMEQLAAMLPSVVQHFGFKYVIGIGVGAGAYVLAKFALIYPDLVEGLVLMNIDPNGKGWIDWAATKLSGLTSTLPDTVLSHLFSQEELVNSTELVQSYRQQIGNVVNQANLQLFWNIYNSRRDLDINRPGTVPNAKTLRCPVMLVVGDNAPAEDGVVECNSKLDPSTTTFLKMADSGGLPQVTQPGKLTEAFKYFLQGMGYMPSASMTRLARSRTASLTSASSVDGSRPQACTHSESSEGLGQVNHTMEVSC
- the NDRG4 gene encoding protein NDRG4 isoform X4, which translates into the protein MKVLGHRIELLTGLLLHDVTMAGLQELRFPEEKPLLRGQDAAELENSDTFLLAVDTDWKEHDIETPYGLLHVVIRGSPKGNRPAILTYHDVGLNHKLCFNTFFNFEDMQEITKHFVVCHVDAPGQQVGASQFPQGYQFPSMEQLAAMLPSVVQHFGFKYVIGIGVGAGAYVLAKFALIYPDLVEGLVLMNIDPNGKGWIDWAATKLSGLTSTLPDTVLSHLFSQEELVNSTELVQSYRQQIGNVVNQANLQLFWNIYNSRRDLDINRPGTVPNAKTLRCPVMLVVGDNAPAEDGVVECNSKLDPSTTTFLKMADSGGLPQVTQPGKLTEAFKYFLQGMGYMPSASMTRLARSRTASLTSASSVDGSRPQACTHSESSEGLGQVNHTMEVSC
- the NDRG4 gene encoding protein NDRG4 isoform X3 → MKVLGHRIELLTGLLLHDVTMAGLQELRFPEEKPLLRGQDAAELENSDTFLLAVDTDWKEHDIETPYGLLHVVIRGSPKGNRPAILTYHDVGLNHKLCFNTFFNFEDMQEITKHFVVCHVDAPGQQVGASQFPQGYQFPSMEQLAAMLPSVVQHFGFKYVIGIGVGAGAYVLAKFALIYPDLVEGLVLMNIDPNGKGWIDWAATKLSGLTSTLPDTVLSHLFSQEELVNSTELVQSYRQQIGNVVNQANLQLFWNIYNSRRDLDINRPGTVPNAKTLRCPVMLVVGDNAPAEDGVVECNSKLDPSTTTFLKMADSGGLPQVTQPGKLTEAFKYFLQGMGYIAYLKDRRLSGGAVPSASMTRLARSRTASLTSASSVDGSRPQACTHSESSEGLGQVNHTMEVSC
- the NDRG4 gene encoding protein NDRG4 isoform X2, translated to MPCGPPCPALMRVSVRGSCVHRAHLDAWPRLASSQDPVCSCSCGCVSVLAPEGCRSPGPSRMICCWGREERGQGLVSEDLGSQSEPGCLPTANLGAGAPSGCSETPLGGGAGLGPAGSAYKWPREERYPISKPLISCWSCLVPLDPVTQAFWSPFLGEAVASLGKMPECWDGEHDIETPYGLLHVVIRGSPKGNRPAILTYHDVGLNHKLCFNTFFNFEDMQEITKHFVVCHVDAPGQQVGASQFPQGYQFPSMEQLAAMLPSVVQHFGFKYVIGIGVGAGAYVLAKFALIYPDLVEGLVLMNIDPNGKGWIDWAATKLSGLTSTLPDTVLSHLFSQEELVNSTELVQSYRQQIGNVVNQANLQLFWNIYNSRRDLDINRPGTVPNAKTLRCPVMLVVGDNAPAEDGVVECNSKLDPSTTTFLKMADSGGLPQVTQPGKLTEAFKYFLQGMGYMPSASMTRLARSRTASLTSASSVDGSRPQACTHSESSEGLGQVNHTMEVSC
- the NDRG4 gene encoding protein NDRG4 isoform X1, translating into MPCGPPCPALMRVSVRGSCVHRAHLDAWPRLASSQDPVCSCSCGCVSVLAPEGCRSPGPSRMICCWGREERGQGLVSEDLGSQSEPGCLPTANLGAGAPSGCSETPLGGGAGLGPAGSAYKWPREERYPISKPLISCWSCLVPLDPVTQAFWSPFLGEAVASLGKMPECWDGEHDIETPYGLLHVVIRGSPKGNRPAILTYHDVGLNHKLCFNTFFNFEDMQEITKHFVVCHVDAPGQQVGASQFPQGYQFPSMEQLAAMLPSVVQHFGFKYVIGIGVGAGAYVLAKFALIYPDLVEGLVLMNIDPNGKGWIDWAATKLSGLTSTLPDTVLSHLFSQEELVNSTELVQSYRQQIGNVVNQANLQLFWNIYNSRRDLDINRPGTVPNAKTLRCPVMLVVGDNAPAEDGVVECNSKLDPSTTTFLKMADSGGLPQVTQPGKLTEAFKYFLQGMGYIAYLKDRRLSGGAVPSASMTRLARSRTASLTSASSVDGSRPQACTHSESSEGLGQVNHTMEVSC